In Streptomyces sp. NBC_00306, a single genomic region encodes these proteins:
- a CDS encoding pyridoxal phosphate-dependent aminotransferase translates to MQVIQSTKLANVCYEIRGPVLEEAMRLEAAGHRILKLNTGNPAAFGFECPPEILEDILRNLGDAHGYGDAKGLLSARRAVMQHYQTKGIDLDVEDVYLGNGVSELIQMSMQALLDDGDEVLVPAPDYPLWTASVSLAGGTAVHYRCDEQSDWMPDLTDIERKITDRTKAIVIINPNNPTGAVYDDEMLRGLTEIARRHGLIVCSDEIYDKILYDGATHTPTAAVAPDLMVLTFNGLSKNYRVAGYRSGWMAVCGPKSHASSYIEGLTILANMRLCANMPSQHAVATALGGRQSIEDLVLPGGRILEQRDVAYDLLTQIPGVTCVKPKGALYLFPRLDPQVYKLKDDRQMVLDLLRAEKIMVVHGTGFNWPDPDHFRIVTLPAAKELADAVTRIGNFLDGYSQP, encoded by the coding sequence ATGCAGGTGATCCAGTCGACGAAGCTCGCCAATGTCTGTTACGAGATCCGGGGCCCGGTCCTGGAGGAAGCGATGCGGCTGGAGGCAGCAGGTCACCGCATCCTCAAGCTCAACACCGGCAATCCCGCAGCCTTCGGGTTCGAGTGCCCGCCCGAGATCCTGGAGGACATCCTCCGCAATCTCGGTGACGCCCACGGGTACGGCGACGCCAAGGGGCTGCTGTCCGCCCGGCGCGCGGTCATGCAGCACTACCAGACCAAGGGCATCGACCTGGACGTCGAGGACGTCTACCTCGGCAACGGCGTCTCCGAGCTGATCCAGATGTCCATGCAGGCGCTGCTGGACGACGGCGACGAGGTGCTCGTACCCGCTCCCGACTATCCGCTGTGGACGGCCTCGGTCTCACTCGCCGGCGGCACCGCCGTGCACTACCGGTGCGACGAGCAGTCCGACTGGATGCCGGACCTCACCGACATCGAACGGAAGATCACCGACCGCACCAAGGCGATCGTGATCATCAACCCGAACAACCCCACCGGCGCGGTGTACGACGACGAGATGCTGCGCGGTCTCACCGAGATCGCCCGCAGGCACGGTCTGATCGTCTGTTCCGACGAGATCTACGACAAGATCCTCTACGACGGTGCCACCCACACCCCGACCGCCGCCGTGGCGCCCGATCTGATGGTCCTCACCTTCAACGGGCTCTCCAAGAACTACCGCGTCGCCGGCTACCGCTCCGGCTGGATGGCGGTCTGCGGCCCCAAGTCCCACGCCTCGTCCTACATCGAGGGCCTGACGATCCTGGCCAATATGCGCCTGTGCGCGAACATGCCCTCGCAGCACGCGGTGGCGACCGCGCTCGGCGGACGGCAGTCGATCGAGGACCTGGTGCTGCCCGGCGGACGGATCCTGGAGCAGCGGGACGTGGCGTACGACCTGCTCACGCAGATCCCCGGGGTGACCTGCGTGAAGCCGAAGGGGGCGCTGTACCTCTTCCCGCGGCTGGACCCCCAGGTCTACAAGCTCAAGGACGACCGCCAGATGGTGCTCGACCTGCTGCGCGCCGAGAAGATCATGGTCGTCCACGGGACGGGCTTCAACTGGCCCGACCCCGATCACTTCCGCATCGTCACGTTGCCCGCCGCGAAGGAGCTGGCGGACGCGGTGACCCGGATCGGGAACTTCCTGGACGGTTACAGCCAGCCCTGA